A region of Microbacterium suwonense DNA encodes the following proteins:
- a CDS encoding FBP domain-containing protein, with protein sequence MRPLTETQVRAAIRNADAEEIADIGMPHDFILTDWDYLDFLAWRDPESSRRGIVIVEHKGEPMGIVLRATDPARVRSGMCNICHTLQPGNQVALLTARRGGAKGRRGDSAGTYICADLSCHENVRLAHPLAPNEVRAPGQADARLDGARHRMEAFVARVLSED encoded by the coding sequence ATGCGACCACTGACCGAGACCCAGGTGCGGGCAGCGATCCGGAACGCGGATGCTGAGGAGATCGCCGACATCGGGATGCCGCACGACTTCATCCTCACCGACTGGGATTACCTCGACTTCCTCGCCTGGCGCGATCCGGAATCGAGCCGCCGCGGGATCGTGATCGTCGAGCACAAGGGCGAGCCGATGGGCATCGTGCTGCGTGCCACCGACCCGGCCCGCGTGCGCTCGGGCATGTGCAACATCTGCCACACCCTGCAGCCCGGCAATCAGGTGGCATTGCTCACCGCGCGTCGCGGAGGAGCCAAGGGCCGCCGTGGCGACAGTGCCGGCACGTACATCTGCGCTGACCTGTCGTGCCACGAGAACGTGCGCCTCGCGCATCCGCTCGCCCCGAACGAGGTGCGCGCCCCCGGACAGGCCGACGCCCGCCTGGATGGCGCCCGCCACCGCATGGAGGCCTTCGTCGCGCGCGTGCTCAGCGAAGACTGA
- a CDS encoding multicopper oxidase domain-containing protein: MQTVQVQAADMRFTPSRIEVPAGTRLIIEITNTDPQLVHDLVFANGIAGTRLAPGESETIDVGVIEADLEGWCSIVGHRQMGMTMQIVATGASVAPAPAATDGADGDHSDHSDHDLGAMPGMDAEPGPGFTPYKAELDPLPASDGPVTREITLTARDEELEVAPGITQTLWTYNGTAPGPVLHGRVGDRFVVTLENKASMGHSIDFHAGSLAPDEPMRTIAPGESLTYTFTATRAGIWMYHCSTMPMTAHIANGMYGAVVIEPDDLPAVDRSYVLVQGEYYLGDHDGGEVDMDKIAARNPDLVTFNGYANQYDHAPLPAVVGEQVRVWVLDAGIDRSTSFHVVGGQFDTVWAEGAYLLDHSADTGAQTLGLQPAQGGFVELIFPEAGHYPFVSHFMIDAERGAHGLFDVSK; the protein is encoded by the coding sequence GTGCAGACCGTGCAGGTGCAGGCGGCGGACATGCGCTTCACCCCGAGCCGCATCGAAGTGCCGGCAGGCACGCGTCTGATCATCGAGATCACCAACACTGATCCGCAGCTGGTGCACGACCTGGTGTTCGCGAACGGCATCGCCGGAACGCGCCTCGCACCCGGCGAATCCGAGACGATCGATGTGGGCGTGATCGAGGCCGACCTCGAGGGCTGGTGCTCGATCGTGGGGCACAGGCAGATGGGTATGACGATGCAGATCGTCGCGACCGGAGCATCCGTCGCCCCTGCGCCCGCAGCGACCGACGGCGCAGACGGCGACCACTCCGATCATTCCGATCACGATCTGGGTGCGATGCCGGGGATGGATGCCGAGCCCGGGCCCGGGTTCACGCCGTACAAGGCCGAGCTCGATCCGCTTCCGGCATCCGATGGTCCCGTCACCCGCGAGATCACGCTCACTGCGCGCGACGAGGAGTTGGAGGTCGCGCCGGGCATCACGCAGACGCTGTGGACTTACAACGGCACCGCTCCCGGGCCGGTGTTGCATGGCCGGGTGGGCGACCGCTTCGTCGTCACACTCGAGAACAAAGCGTCGATGGGGCACTCGATCGACTTCCATGCCGGCTCTCTCGCTCCCGACGAGCCGATGCGCACGATCGCGCCGGGCGAGAGCCTGACCTACACGTTCACGGCGACGCGCGCGGGCATCTGGATGTATCACTGCTCGACCATGCCGATGACGGCGCATATCGCGAATGGCATGTACGGCGCGGTGGTGATCGAGCCCGATGACCTGCCTGCGGTCGACCGCAGCTACGTGCTGGTGCAGGGGGAGTACTACCTCGGTGACCACGACGGCGGCGAGGTCGACATGGACAAGATCGCTGCGCGTAACCCCGATCTGGTGACATTCAACGGCTATGCGAATCAGTACGATCACGCTCCGCTGCCGGCTGTCGTCGGCGAGCAGGTGCGGGTGTGGGTGCTGGATGCCGGCATCGATCGGTCCACGAGCTTCCACGTCGTCGGCGGCCAGTTCGACACAGTGTGGGCCGAGGGCGCGTATCTGCTGGATCATTCCGCGGATACCGGGGCGCAGACGCTCGGCCTGCAGCCCGCCCAGGGCGGATTCGTCGAGCTGATCTTCCCCGAGGCAGGGCACTACCCGTTCGTGTCGCACTTCATGATCGACGCCGAGCGCGGAGCCCACGGGCTGTTCGACGTCAGCAAGTGA